DNA from Rhodobacteraceae bacterium M382:
TCAGCATGGCGCACCACCTACAGGATTCAGTCATATTTGCGCAATAATTTACGACTTCAATTCTTGCTTATTTGACGAATTCTCGGCAAAATCGATTGTGTCGCACGATGATTTCAAATTTTTATGGCATAGTTTCAAATATATGGCGAATATGGGCTTCAAAAAATGGCAAAGTGACGCACTCAATATTATGAGCGAAATTGTATCGCTATTTAGAGCATCATTACTTTATAAGATTGTGCGCAAGACCGAATCGAAGTTGCCCATGGGTCAACCTCCCGTCACCGCGCCCAGAAGGAGTAGCGCCCATATGAGTTCCCAGAAACCGCCCCTTCGCGGGCTGACCGAGATTTTTCGTTTCTTGCGCCGCAATGAAACGCCAATCTATGTGATCATGCCGACACCCTTTAACCTGCTGGGATTGGACCAGTGGGTTGGTGGGCTGGAGTATGTAAATTACTTTGATATTTTTGACGGGCGTCACCCGCGTACATTCCTCCCCACTCAGACCGAGCCTCAGGATTTCAGGTCGATGGAGGACGTGGGCAACTATCTGATCGATCACCCAGAGTTCCGAGCGCACGTTAAATCCCAGAGTCCTGGGATGGCGCTGTTCGTACAGTTCGATGACAAGACCGAAGAGCTGTGTGAAGAGGTCGGCCTGACCATCGGCTTGCCTTCAAACGACCTGCGCAACCGACTGGACAGCAAAATCGAAACCACCCGCCTGGGCAACGAGGCCGGAGTGCCCAGCGCGCCCAACATCATGGGCGAAGCCAATACCTATGGCGATCTGGTCAAACTGGCCGAACGCGCCGGATTGGGACGGGATCTGGTTGTTCAGACGCCTTATGGAGACAGTGGCCGCACCACTTTTTTCATCAAATCCACAGACGATTGGGACAAATACGCCAACAAGATCATAGGCCAGTCGTTGAAAATCATGAAGCGGTTGAACCATCTGCCCGGCACCATCGAAGGCTGTGCCACACGACACGGATCGCTGGTTGGTCCTGTCATGACGGACATCACCGGGTTCGAAGAAATCACTCCGTACAAGGGCGGTTGGTGTGGAAATGACATTTCGCCCAGCATTCTGCCTGACGGCATCCCGGACAAGGTGCGCGACATGGCGCGCAAGTTCGGAGATCGCCTGTACCAGGAAGGATACAAGGGCGTGTTCTGCATCGACTTCTTGCTGGATACAGACACCAACGAGGTCTATCTGGGCGAGCTGAACCCGCGTATCAGCGGTGCCTCTCCGCCAACAAACCTGATCACCTCGACCTATGGCGGTTGCCCCCTGTTCCTGTTCCACCTGCTGGAGTTCATGGACGTCGAGTACGACGTTGACATCCAAGAGATCCAGTCGCGCTGGAATCACTATGACCACTGGACCCAGCTGATCCTGAAACAAACCGACGATAAGGTCGAACTGATCACAAAAGCACCGCAATCAGGTATCTGGCAAATGGGCGACAATGGCGACATCGAATTTCTGCGCCCTGGTCACAATATCAACGCTCTGGGCAATGAGAACGAGGCGTTTTATCTGCGCGTCTATGGGGTTGGCGAATACTGTTATCACGGTGCCGATCTGGGGTGCCTGCTGGCTCGTGGCCGGATGCAGTCGGACGATCGCGAACTGCTGGATCGTGCCAAGAAGTGGAACAAGGCGATCAAGGGCGAATTCAAAAGTGTTCCGCTCTCTCCCCACACGCATGTTTCGCTGCCAACCGACATGACGGCAGGGAAATGGTTCTAGAACCGAACACAAATGGGTTGGATGTGGACGCTGCCCATGCCCAATTGACGTTCCGGTGCTTATGCGAACAGGCACCGGACGATGCGTGGCGGCGTGTCGTTGCACACGGGTGGCCAGGTTGGCGCGAATGGTTTACGTCGCGCGGTGGAAATGACCTGCCCATCACAGAAGCACATCGTGCCCTGCGTCGGTTCATGCCCGAATTCGAACCCCTCGTGGAAGAGCTCAATCAGGCAACCAACCCAGACGAGTCCCTGCAAAGGTTTCTCACGTTCTGGTGCCCACCGCGCTATCTGGTGAACTGTTCGCAGGCGGTAATTGTGGATGACAAAGGTCCCTTTCTGATCCGCAATTATGATCTGGATCCTGCGCTGAATGAAGCGACACTGCTGACTACTTCCTGGCGCAGCACGCGGGTCATGGGCATGGTCGAGGCCATGGCGGGGCTGGCTGACGGAATGAACGAACACGGGCTGACAGCGTCGCTGACCTTTGGTGGGCGGATCAACGTGGGCAAAGGGTTCGGTATTCCGTTGATCATGCGCTATTTGCTTCAGATGTGCCGTGATACCCAGGACGCAGTCGACCTCTTGCGGGCTGTCCCCGCGCATATGTCTTATAACATCACGCTGATTGATGCCTCGGGGGATTGGTCAACCGTAATGGTCGCTCCAGACCGGCCAACAATCGTTCGCCAACAACCTTGGGCAACCAACCACCAACTGGGCGTGGAATGGCCTCGGCATGGGCGGATCTCGAACACGTTGGGACGGGCGCAACATCTGGAACGGCTGCTAGAAGATACAGCCACGAACGCCTGCACTCTGCACCAGACGTTCCGTCAAAAACCCGTGTTCAGCACAAACTACCGTCAGGGGTTCGGCACCGTCTACACCGCGGCCTACCGCCCCTTGCAGCGCGAGGTCCAACTGAGCTGGAGCGATGGAACAACGGTTGTTCGTACGATGGATCAGGTCGGCTCTCACAAACAGCCTATCGCCTATTTCGACAGCGGGTCCCGCGCACCCGCAACACCCACCTATACCCCACCAGCGTGGCACCCCGATTGGTACGACGTCTTTGTCAAAGCCACCCACCCGGCGCATAGCGGCCCGGAACAGGTCCGCCTGGCCGCGTTCTGGCGGCGCAACCATTTTGGGCAGGACCATGACTGGTGGAACCTGCTCCCCAACACCACCGACATTCTTCAGGAGGATAGCTAATGTCCCGTTTCGCCATCGCCGGCATCCAGATGCACATTACCACCCATCGCAATATCGAAGAGATGCGCCAGCGGATGGAAATCCTGTTTCATTTGTACCCATGGGTCGAAATGGTCGTATTTTCTGAACTGGCCGCGCACGGTCCGGCACTGCATGCTTCCCAGCCGATAGGCGGAAGTTATGAACGTGAATTTGCCGAGATGGCCCGCCACTATGACACATGGCTGATCCCCGGGTCATATTTTGAAGAGCTGGACGGCGCGATCTATAACACCACCCCGGTCTTCAACCCCGAAGGCGAGGTGGTCACCCGCTATCGCAAGATGTTCCCGTTCACACCCTATGAAAAAGGTGTCACCCCAGGTCGCGAATTCTGCGTCTTTGATGTCCCGAACGTGGGCCGTTTTGGTGTTTCAATCTGTTATGACCTGTGGTTCCCCGAAGTGACCCGGACCCTGACATCCATGGGGGCCGAGGTCATTATCAACCCCGTATTGGCCAGCTTTGTCGATCGTCCGGCCGACCTTGCGATTGCCCAGGGTTCCGCGGCGATGTTCCAGTCCTATATTTTCCACATCAACGGTTTGCTGGCAGGCGGAAACGGCTATTCCATGGTCATCGATCCGGCTGGCCAAATCCTGCATCGCGGCAACGTTCAAGAGGAAATGATCCCCATCGAAGTGGACTTCGAACTGGTTCGTCATCAACGCCGCAATGGTATCCTGAACATGGGTCAGCCGTTGAAAAGCTTTCGCGACAACACCGTCGAATTCCCGCCCTACCAGCCCGGGTTTGACCGCGGCTATCTAAATTCTCTCGGGCCGCTGCAAAAGCCCGCCCGGAGGGCAGGGAAAACGGCAATCGCTGCCCTGCCAGCCGCGATGCCCGCAACCGATCAGAAGACCGGTTGAAAGAACCCCATTCCAAAACTTGATGTGAAAGGAAAGCACATGACTTCATCTCACGCCAAAATCCCGACCAAACCCAAAGGGTTCAACGCCATCACCGCTTCGATTGCGGTTCCAAACATCTCGGATGCTGTTGCTTTTTATGCCGACACTCTGGGCGCTGACCTGATCGAATGCCTGACCATCCCCGGTTCTGAAACCGCCATCTATGCAACGATCAAAGTTTCCGGCACCACGGTTGTTCTGAACCTAGATGACACGGCCCTGCCTTATGGCGAACCAGGCCACGTGACCCTGCACCATTATCTCAACGATATCGAAGAGGTGTTTGAAAAGGCAATCAACAACGGCGCGGTGGTTGTTTCGCCCATCACCCCGGCCTGGTGGGGGGATTTAACGGCCGTTCTGGTCGATCCCTTTGGTGTCCGTTGGAGCCTGGCGCAACGTGCCGAACAGTTAAACTCACAGGAACGCAGACAGCGACTCGAAGCGCTGTATAGCCCACCCAAAGTCGAAGAGGTGCCTGAGCAGGTTGGTCCGGGTTTCGAAGCGGGCACCTAAATGCGGCAAAACTTATCAACCTATCGGTAAAACAACTTTGCCTGATCGCGGGCGGTCGCGGATAGTTTCCCTGAACTGCAAAAAAGGGAACCGAGATGAAAATCGTCCGGACCGACCGCGAATTGCAAACGCCCCGATTGGACACAGCATTGACAGCGGCCGGGCATGAGCTTGTGTTGTTGCCAGACGGGGTACCCGAAGATGATTTGATCGCGGCCTGCACCGATGCCGACCTGGTCCTGATGTGCTATACGCCGATTACACGGCGGGTGATCGAAAATGCGCCGCGGCTGAAAGGGATCGTGAAATACGGTGTCGGGATAGACGCCATCGACATCCCCGCCGCCATCGACAACGGCGTCTCTGTGGTCAACATCCCCGAATACGCCGAGGAAACGGTGGCCGAAGGTGCATTTGCACTGATGATCGCGCTGGCCAAGAAGCTGACCCGTTTAAACACCCACATGACCACATCGGGCTGGGCCTGGCCCGAGCCGACTTGGCTAGGAACTGACATCGCTGGAAAGACGGTTGGAATTATCGGGTTGGGCAAAATCGGACGCAGCATGGCGCGCATGGCCGGAGCTGGGTTCCGGGCCCGGGTCATCGCCTACAGCCCGCATACCTCTGACGACGAGATGCGAAATCAGGGCGTTAAAAAGATAGAGAATTTGCACGATTTTCTGGAGCAATGCGATTTTGTCACCATCCATAGTGTCCTGAATGATGAAACCCACGGGCTGATCGGTGCGGCCGAACTGCGGACGATGAAGGAAACCGCATTTCTGATCAATGTGTCACGCGGTGCCATCGTGGACGAAACCGCGCTGGTTCAGGCGATCACACAGGGTTGGATTGCAGGCGCGGGATTGGATGTATTCAGCCAGGAACCTCTGACACGCCGTGGCCACCCGATGAGCGCACTGTTTGACCACCCCAATGTGATCCTATCCCCGCATCTGACGTTCTACACCGAACAGGCGATGCAACGGCTGGAAGACGAAACGCTGGAACGCTGTTTGGAGGTTCTGGAGGGGCGCGACGTTCAGATTACATCAACGGACCCAAGGTTGCGCGCCCAGACCTCGGGCGTCACGTTCACAAGTCGGTAAACCACCGTTTCATTTTCCCAAAGCAATCAGGATTATGCCGGCTCCAACGACCATCGCGGCAAACAATCGTGTGCTCCGGGGCCCCTCGCCAAACCACATCACTCCGATCAACGCAGCAAAAATCACTGACGTTTCCCGCAGCGCTGATACAAGCCCCAGAGGAGCCAGCGTCTTGGCATACAGAACCAGCGCATATGCGGTTCCCGACACAATGCCGCCCATGAATCCAAGAAACAGCGCCTTGGCCGGTTCGGCCCGCAGTCGGTCAATCCGGGTCGGGAACAGGAACAAGACGATCAGGATCTTGGACAGAAACAACCATGTGATATAACTTAACGCATTGCCCGACAGCCGGACACCTACCCCGTCCACCAACGTATAGATCACCACGGTTCCGCCAATCCCCAAGGCTGCAAAAACCGCATTCTTGGACAGGGTCGATTGAAACGCACCGCGCGCCAAAAGCATTATTCCCAGGGACACGCACAGGATTCCGATCCACGCTTGGATCGGCAGTTTCTCTCCCACGATGCCCTGTGCCCCGAGCGCCACCATAACCGGCGCAAAACCGCGTGCGACCGGATAGATCAGGCTCAGATCCCCCATCCGGTACCCGATGTTCAACATAAAGAAATAGACCCAGTGGATCAGAATGGACGCCACCATATACGGGATAGCGGCCATATTCGGTGCGGGGACAAAGCCAATGAAAACCAGGCTCCAAACCACATGCCCCAAGGCAATCATGCCCAGGGTGATCACCCGATCTCCCGCACCTTTGACAATGGCATTCCACAAGGCATGGAGAAAGGCGGCCGACAGAACGACCACCCCAACCCAAACTGTCATGCAGCAGCTTTTATTGCAGTCACCACAATATCCAGTGCCCGATCCAAATCAGCACGCGAGATGGTTAATGGCGGAGACAACGTCAATACACACCCTTGGCTGATCTTGAAACTCAAACCAGCGTCGAGACAGGCATAATATATCTGTTCTGCCCGCGCATTCCCGGGGGTCTTGTCGGCCCGATCTTCAACAATTTCGACACCGAACATCAGACCACGACCGCGAATGTCACCAACGATCTCGACATCACCCAGCCGGTTCTGAAGCTGATCCATCGCATATAGGCCCAATTCGGCCGAACGTTCGACCAAACCTTCTTCTTCGATGATCTGGATCGTGGTCAATGCCGCCCGCGATGTCACCGGATTCTTTTCGTGGGTGTAATGCCCAATGGCGAAATCACCGCACACATCCAGGTCAGCCCGCGCCACACAGGCAGCGATCGGCAAGATGCCCCCGCCCAATGCCTTGCCCAGCGTCACGATGTCCGGAATAATTTCATCATGCTCAAATGCGAACATCCGACCCGTCTTGCCCAACCCGGTCGGGATCTCGTCCATGATCAGCAAAGCACCGCGCCGATTACAGGCTTCGCGCACGGCCTTCCAGAACCCCGGAGGCGGCACATAGGGAACCGCGCGCATTGGCTCTGCGATAACGGCTGCCACGTCGCCCTCGCGCTCCAGCACAAAATCCACCATCTTGGCGCAGGCCAATCCACACGTATCCGGACCGGCGTGATTATAGGGGCACCGATAGCAGGCAAAAGGCGCAACATGCTCGGTTCCCGGCAACAATGGTCCGGCAATATGGCTGCGGAACGTTGCTTCGCCGCCGACGCTGGCCGCGCCCATGCCAGCACCGTGAAAGGAATCCCAGAAGGAAATCGTCTTGAACCGGCCCGTCGCAGCACGGGCTATTTTCAGAGCGACCTCATTGGCGTCCGACCCGCCGGTGGTAAACAAGACCTTGCCCAAATCCCCCGGCGCAATCTGTGCAAGCTTTTCTGCCAGTTCGACCGCTGGGTCATTGGTAAACCGGCGCGGAGCAAATGGCAGATCATCCAATTGCGCTTTGATGGCTGCCACCAGTTTCGGATGCCCATAGCCGATGTGATGCACAGAGTTCCCATGGAAATCCATGAACCGGCGCCCATCCATGTCCTCAATCCAGATGCCGTCTGCCTTGGCAATGGTACTGACACAGGGGCTGGACAGGCTTTGATGCAAAAATGCCGATGAATCCCGTTTCAACAGCGGCTCAGACCGGGGCCCGATGGATTTCTTTAGCCAGGTCCTCCGCGCATCGGACGTGTTGGACTCTCCTTCGGTGTGAACGATCTTGCTGGACATGGGGCCTCGCTGAAAAAAGGGCGGCCCAAATGGGCCGCCAGGGAGAACTTGGAAATGATTAGTTAGGCCAGGGAAGCGAGTAAGTTTTGACGTTTGTGAAGAACTTCATGGCTTCTGTTACGCCTTCTTTCACTGCGTTTCCGCTGTCCTTGATACCTCCAAAGGGAGAGGTTTCGATGCGGTATCCGGGTTGTTCCCAGATGTTGCAGGTGCCCACATCCAAACCATTGATATAGGAAATCGCCCGGTTCAGATCATTGGTGCAGACACCGGATGACAGACCGAATGCAGTTGAGTTCGAGATCTCCATGACCGCGGCGTCATCGTCGGGCACCCGCACGATTGGAATAATCGGGCCAAAGGTTTCTTCCATAACCAATTCGCTGCCGTGGGGCACCTTGTCGACCACAATCGGTGGCAGCAATGCGCCCTGGCGGCCAGGGTGGTACAAGATCTCGGCACCTTCTTCCTCGGCCATATAGACCCGCTTTTCGAACAGCTCTGCTGCCTGGGCATGGATCACACAGCCCAGTTCGGTTTCCGGGTCCTGCGGGTCGCCAAATTTGATCTTCTTGGCCTTTTCCAGCACCAGGGGCACGAATTTGTCGGCCACGCTTTCCTGCACCAAAATCCGTTTGATCGCGGTACACCGCTGACCCGAATTTCCGGTCGCCCCGGCCACGGCAATGGTCGCCGCCTTGTCCAGATCGGCGTCACTCAGGTCGTTGCAGATGATCAGCGGGTCATTTCCGCCCAGCTCCAGCGCCTGTCGGGTATAAGACGCCTTTTCGGCGATCAGCTTGCCCACCGGCACACCACCGGTAAAGGTGATGATATCAATATTTTCATTGACGATCATCTCTTCGCCAATGTCCTGGGGCCAACCGGTGACAACCTGGAACATCTCGGGCGGCAGGCCTGCTTCGTAGAGGATATCGGCCAGCGCCAGCGCCGTCAGCGGCGTCAACTCGGTCGGCTTGCAGACCATGCAATTGTTGGTGGCAATCGACGGGGCGATCTTGTGGCTGACCATGTTCAGCGGATGGTTGAACGGGGTGATCGCTGAGATCGCCTTGACCGGTTCGCGCTTGGTAAAGATTTTGCGCTCTTTGCCGTTGTGGGTCAGGTCGCAGGAAAAAATCTCGCCATCGTCGTTCAACGCCTGGGCGGCGGCGAACTGGTAAACATCCTGAGCGCGCTTGGTTTCATAAATCGCGTGCTGGTGGCAAATGCCCAGTTCCAGCGTCAGCCATTTGGCCAGGTATTCGCGTTTTTCGCCGATCAGCTCACCTGCACGCTGCAGGATCTGTGATCGCTCATAGCGCGACAGTTTGGATTTGTAATTGGCCGCGATTTCAAACGCCTTACGCGCGTGTTCGGCCGTACCCGCAGGTACGGTGCCGATCACCTCGTCGGTATAGGGGTATTTCACCGGGACGACAGCGTCCGTAAAGACGATCTCGCCGCCGATGCGCATACCTTCGTTGCGGATTTCGTTTTGTGTCATGGGCTGGTCTTTCATCAGAGGGCCGCCGCCTGGGTGGCGTAAAAGAACGCATCAAAGTTGCGCAGAACCGGTTGCTCTGGCAAGGGCAGAACCCGATTGCAGATAAACGGAACTTCCTGTTCGGTGAGCCCGCCATGGCTGCGCAGCGGTTCCTTGAGCGCCGCCAGATCGTGACGATGTTCGGATGTGCCGATGCAGATGTTTTCGCCTGACACCATCACGATGTCTCCAATCCGGTCGCTGGGCAGTTCAAACCGGGCCACGGCCTGGGCGTTGGTCAACACATGAGTGATCCCGTCAATCGCCAGCAAACGGTCCATGATGTCTGCCTGATCAGCCCCTTCGGGCAGATAGCAGGTGGCAAAGGAGCCCAGCGCGCCATGGTGCACCACATAAGGGTCAGTAATCGGCAGGATCACCCGCGCCGCGCCTTCGCCCAGCCAGTCATCCATCAAGTCCTGCGCATAGATCACCGCGGGGCTGCCATCGGCCAGATGCTTGGGCTTCATACCGTGGTCTGCCGTCACCACAATGGCCGCACCCAATTCATCCAGTTCACCCAGATAGCGGTCGAACATTTCGTAGAAGTCCAACGCGCCTTGCTGTTCGGGGGCGAATTTGTGCTGGATGTAATCAGTAGTCGACAGGTACATCACGTCCGGTTTGAAATCTCGCAGCAGCTTGACGCCCGCTGCAAAGACAAACTCGCTCAACTCCGCGGAATAGACTTCGGGAACCTCCATACCCAGCCACTCACTGGCATTGTCGATGCCGTGTTCTGCCTTGGTGGTTTCGCCCGAACGCTCTGATGAAAACGCCACGGCGCGGTCTTCGTCAAACTTCAGACCTGCGCCCAACAACGCGCGCAGCTTGTCCTTGGCCGTGACCATCGCCACCCGGGCACCTGCTTCGTAGAATTTGGAGAACAGCGTCGGGGCCCGCAAGAACCGCACATCGTTCATCATGACTTCTTCGCCAGTGTCCGGGTCAATCAGATAATTGCCGCAAATCCCGTGTACGACTGGTGGACGTCCGGTTGCGATCGACAGGTTGTTGGGGTTGGTAAACGACGGGATCACCGAATGCGCCAAACGATCGGTGCCGTCGGCCCGCATCCGTTTAAGGTTCGGCATCAGGCCTTTTGCAATCGCCACTTCGAGGTATTCGGGTTCGCAGCCGTCCAGGCAGATCGCAATCGCGCAAACCTTGGGCACATCATAGGCCCGACCATTTGCTACAACAGGGGATGATATAGTCATGAAAGTAGTTCCTCTTATGATCTCAGACGGCCAGCTTGGCGCGTTCTTGAAGTGCAATGGCCGGGGGAGCGGCGCTGGTCACACCCATCTCGTCCAACGTTTCCTTGGCGGCGGCTACGACCTGCCGCATAACGTGTTCGTCCATCTGACCGATACACCCAACGCGGAAACTGTCCACAACCGTCAGCTTGCCGGGGTAGATGATGAAACCCTTGTCCTTCATCAACTCATAGAACCGGTCAAAGACGAATTTGGCATCGTCCGGGCAAAAGAATGTAACAATGATCGGAGACAACCAGCGATCCTTGAGCAGGGTTTCAAATCCCAATTCGCGCATACCATCGACCATGACATCGCGATTACGGGTATAGCGCGCCCCACGTCCGGCCACGCCGCCTTCGTCTTTGTGGGCCCGTAGCGCGACCAGAAAGGCCGCAACCACATGAGTCGGTGGCGTGAACCGCCACTGGCCGGTCTTGTTCATATGCGCCCACTGCGCATGAACATCCAGGCTCAGCGAATGACTGTTGCCCTTGGCCGCCTCCAGTTCGCTCTTGCGGGCGATGATGAAGCCAAACCCCGGAACACCTTCGATGCATTTGTTGGCCGACGACACCATGGCCTCATAGCGAATATCCGCGACTTTCAACTCGATCGCGCCAAAGGCCGACATCGAGTCGATCAGAAGTTTGCGCCCTGCAGCATAGGTGGCCTCGGAAATCTCCTCGACCGGATTCAGAATACCTGAACTGGTTTCGCAGTGAATCGCGACCACATGGGTGATGTCCGGATCATCGGCCAGGATCTGCGCAACCTCGTCGCCGCGGGGGGGAAGGTAATCCCCCTTGTCCAACACCACATGCGCCCGCCCGAGATATTCCAGCGTCTGGGCCGACCGCATCCCATAGGCACCATTGGCCAAAACCAAAGCCTTGCCATCACGCGGAATAAAGGATGCCAGCATCGCTTCGACAGAGAATGACCCGCTGCCCTGCATCGGCACACAGTCAAAGTCGGCAGACCCATCGCCCAACAATGACAGCAGGCTGGTTCGCAGTTCGCGCGTCATGGCGCGAAAGTCTTCGTCCCAGCTGCCCCAATCACGCAGCATGGCTTCTTTGACCGCATAGGATGTTGTCAAAGGGCCAGGCGTCAGCAGATAGGGTTCCCCCAGTTTTGGCCGTTCAAGTCCGGTTTCAGGAGCGGTCATTTTTCATCTCCGATATGATCTTTCAAGAACACCATTGCAGCAACATCTTCTATATGTGAAATTGCAATTAACAATCGTTGCATAGGTTCAGCCTATACAAAAATCAGGAGCGATTCATGCGCCACAGCCAATTGGTTGCATTCCACTATGTTGCCTTGTTGGGCGGGTTTTCACGAGCAGCGGAAAAGCTGTACCTGACCCAACCTGCGATATCGGAGCAGGTCAAAAAATTGGAACAGGACCACGACACCCTGTTGTTCTTTCGTGAACGCAAAAGGGTTCGGCTGACCAACGAGGGAGAAGCGCTTTTCCGTCTGACCAAACAGTATTTCGAAATCGAACAGCAGATGGGCGAATACCTGTCATCTACCAGCGCAGCCGTCGCAGGAGAGTTGCGGATCATCGCAGATTCTGCCTACCACATTACCTTTTTCCTGGGAAAGTTCCGAAAACGATATCCGAACATCACTGTTATTCTACGAACCGGAAACACAGAAGAAGTCCTCGAAGCGTTGCGCACCTACAATGCCGAAATCGGGATCATCGGCAGCCCGTCCCCGGGCAAGGACATGGATACTTTGAAATTGGGAACTTCGGAAATCATTGCATTTGCCGCCCGCGGGTTTCTATTGCCATCAAAGCAATCCCTTTCGCTGGCCGAATTGGCAAAGCAGCCGCTCATTTTTCGCGAAACAGGCTCTAAAACGCGTCAAAAGCTGGAAGACGAGGCACGAAACCAGGGCATCACGCTTTTGCCTGCCATCGTTGCAGAAGGACGCGAAACTGTGCGCGAGGTGGTGGCATCCGGTGCGGGGATCGGGTTTGTGTCACAGGCTGAATACGTCAAGGACGACCGGCTGACCCAAATCAAACTGTGCGATACCAATATCCAGATGAGCGAAACCATCGTTCACCTTGGGCAACGACGCGATGTCCGGGTTATTAGAGCATTCATGGAATTTGCTCGAACCGCGCAGGCCGAAAAGGAAAAACACGCCGACGGATAGGTCGGCGTGCCTGTTGTCTCTCCCAGAACGCGCGTCAGCGGGTGCGCCAGGCCTGGGTTCGGGTCAAAACACCCTTGGACACCAGAAGGTGTATGATCCGCGCCGCCGCGTTGGTGTAAAAGATCATCATCCCCATCGCTGCCGCAGGTGCGATGTCCCCGGCGTCATCCATGTTCAGAACCGCAATCGACGCCAATGATGTCTTGGGGGAATACAGGAATACAACCGCAGACACCGTCGTCATCGCATTGACGAACAGATAGATCGAAATATCCAGAACCGAGGGCAAACACACCGGTACCGTCACCCGAGTGAAAAGCTTCATTGTGGGTTGCTTCAGCGACGCCGACACCGATTCAAATTCCCGATCCATCTGTTTGAGCGCAGTCACTGCCGTCAGGTGGGAAACCGTATAAAAATGCGTCACCGAACAGATCACCAGGATTGCCATGGTGCCATAGATCCCGTTCAGCGGATTCGATGGGTTGTTGAAGAAAAAGA
Protein-coding regions in this window:
- the phnA gene encoding phosphonoacetate hydrolase, with the translated sequence MTISSPVVANGRAYDVPKVCAIAICLDGCEPEYLEVAIAKGLMPNLKRMRADGTDRLAHSVIPSFTNPNNLSIATGRPPVVHGICGNYLIDPDTGEEVMMNDVRFLRAPTLFSKFYEAGARVAMVTAKDKLRALLGAGLKFDEDRAVAFSSERSGETTKAEHGIDNASEWLGMEVPEVYSAELSEFVFAAGVKLLRDFKPDVMYLSTTDYIQHKFAPEQQGALDFYEMFDRYLGELDELGAAIVVTADHGMKPKHLADGSPAVIYAQDLMDDWLGEGAARVILPITDPYVVHHGALGSFATCYLPEGADQADIMDRLLAIDGITHVLTNAQAVARFELPSDRIGDIVMVSGENICIGTSEHRHDLAALKEPLRSHGGLTEQEVPFICNRVLPLPEQPVLRNFDAFFYATQAAAL
- a CDS encoding LysR family transcriptional regulator — protein: MRHSQLVAFHYVALLGGFSRAAEKLYLTQPAISEQVKKLEQDHDTLLFFRERKRVRLTNEGEALFRLTKQYFEIEQQMGEYLSSTSAAVAGELRIIADSAYHITFFLGKFRKRYPNITVILRTGNTEEVLEALRTYNAEIGIIGSPSPGKDMDTLKLGTSEIIAFAARGFLLPSKQSLSLAELAKQPLIFRETGSKTRQKLEDEARNQGITLLPAIVAEGRETVREVVASGAGIGFVSQAEYVKDDRLTQIKLCDTNIQMSETIVHLGQRRDVRVIRAFMEFARTAQAEKEKHADG
- a CDS encoding 2-aminoethylphosphonate--pyruvate transaminase; translation: MTAPETGLERPKLGEPYLLTPGPLTTSYAVKEAMLRDWGSWDEDFRAMTRELRTSLLSLLGDGSADFDCVPMQGSGSFSVEAMLASFIPRDGKALVLANGAYGMRSAQTLEYLGRAHVVLDKGDYLPPRGDEVAQILADDPDITHVVAIHCETSSGILNPVEEISEATYAAGRKLLIDSMSAFGAIELKVADIRYEAMVSSANKCIEGVPGFGFIIARKSELEAAKGNSHSLSLDVHAQWAHMNKTGQWRFTPPTHVVAAFLVALRAHKDEGGVAGRGARYTRNRDVMVDGMRELGFETLLKDRWLSPIIVTFFCPDDAKFVFDRFYELMKDKGFIIYPGKLTVVDSFRVGCIGQMDEHVMRQVVAAAKETLDEMGVTSAAPPAIALQERAKLAV